From Anopheles coluzzii chromosome 3, AcolN3, whole genome shotgun sequence, the proteins below share one genomic window:
- the LOC120958695 gene encoding F-box/LRR-repeat protein 20 yields the protein MKARNGERSPSRQKSSAKEPNDKMMNQIQLVRNRFEKSCIIPDDEISRKLPKEILLRILSYLDVTSLCRCGQVSRYWNILALDGSNWQKIDLFDFQRDIEGPVIENISQRCGGFLKYLRLRGCQSVGSHSIRTLANYCHNIEHLDLSECKKISDVAIQQLSKNCAKLTAINLESCSQISDSSLKALSDGCPNLSEINVSWCNLITENGVEALARGCNKIKKFSSKGCKQVNDRAVIALALYCPGIEVLNLHSCDSITDASISKIAEKCCNLKQLCVSKCTELTDQSLTALAMNNQYLNTLEVAGCAQFTDSGFIALAKNCKYLERMDLEECSLITDATLQNLALGCPSLEKLTLSHCELITDEGIRQLAGGGCAAESLSVLELDNCPLITDATLEHLISCHNLQRIELYDCQLISRNAIRRLRNHLPNIKVHAYFAPVTPPPTINGPRPRYCRCCEIL from the exons ATGAAGGCACGGAACGGAGAGCGTTCACCGTCGCGGCAGAAAAGCTCCGCCAAGGAGCCGAACGACAAGATGATGAACCAGATACAGCTGGTTCGCAATCGATTCGAG AAATCGTGCATCATCCCGGATGATGAGATCTCACGAAAACTACCAAAGGAAATTCTGCTTCGCATTTTATCATACCTTGATGTAACCTCGCTTTGCCGCTGTGGACAG GTTTCTCGATATTGGAATATTCTCGCACTGGACGGCTCCAACTGGCAAAAGATAGATCTGTTCGATTTTCAACGAGACATTGAG GGTCCAGTGATCGAAAACATCTCACAGCGCTGTGGCGGCTTTCTGAAGTATCTGCGATTGCGGGGCTGCCAGTCGGTCGGCAGCCACTCGATCCGTACACTTGCCAACTACTGCCATAACATCGAGCATCTCGATCTGTCCGAGTGCAAGAAGATCAGCGACGTTGCCATACAGCAGCTCAGCAAGAACTGCGCTAAGCTGACCGCGATCAATTTGGAGTCGTGCTCGCAAATATCCGACAGCAGCCTTAAGGCACTCTCAGACGGGTGTCCG AATTTGTCCGAAATCAATGTATCCTGGTGCAATCTAATCACGGAGAATGGCGTCGAAGCGCTCGCTAGGGGATGCAACAAGATCAAAAAGTTCAGCAGTAAAG GATGCAAGCAGGTGAACGATAGGGCTGTTATCGCGCTTGCACTGTACTGTCCCGGGATCGAGGTTTTAAATCTACATAGTTGTGAT AGCATAACGGATGCATCGATATCGAAGATTGCAGAAAAATGCTGCAACCTGAAGCAGCTGTGCGTGTCCAAGTGTACCGAGCTTACCGATCAGTCCCTCACTGCCCTAGCGATGAATAATCAGTACCTCAACACGCTCGAGGTCGCCGGATGTGCACAATTCACCGATAGTGGCTTCATCGCGCTGGCAAAG AACTGTAAATACTTGGAGCGCATGGATCTGGAAGAGTGTAGTCTGATCACCGATGCCACTTTGCAGAACCTGGCATTGGGATGTCCTAGTCTGGAGAAGCTG ACTTTATCACACTGCGAGCTGATAACGGACGAAGGCATCCGGCAGCTGGCCGGTGGTGGCTGTGCCGCTGAAAGCCTTTCCGTCCTGGAGCTTGACAACTGTCCGCTGATCACTGACGCAACGCTAGAGCATCTAATATCCTGTCACAATCTGCAACGGATAGAGCTGTACGACTGCCAACTCATTTCACGCAATGCAATCCGTCGTTTAAGG aATCATCTTCCCAACATAAAGGTTCACGCTTACTTTGCACCGGTTACGCCGCCACCAACAATAAACGGTCCGCGCCCTAGGTACTGCCGTTGTTGCGAGATTCTCTGA
- the LOC120958693 gene encoding DDB1- and CUL4-associated factor 11 — protein MGNIVLRSRILESMNNFEHAEDADGDFELLRERLFNDIQLNDEEESTYGSGGEFASILRHLIRSGEIMVLNYESYMHHPLPVIKKKPNLEKLKHNDLYHSTKAAAGVKEMPAASAGGAAAAASSAPFSLMSMVTQRQHGLGKRQGSFEPSEMCRITNHFRPNTFTETVSACDTKVFCGKFTSNGDRFVTASQDTWVRVYDSTSSQYKLLRLLDTKHVSWSILDMDFSPDGQSFVYSTWADALFISSMDRGMSDSIHSLYLSPNNQKLGVFTVCYSGCGKHILCGANDGTLYAYDLEANQRTLMAPVARVDMDVNTVGFVEELSNIFYSGSDDGVIKLWDRRCIDESNPQPVGRLIGHFDGITYIDSRNDGRYIISNSKDQSIKLWDLRKMTPSYARPEHVYSNWDYRWDDVPRRFFNVKRAQRGDTSIMTYRGHKVQKSLIRAKFSPASTTGQRYIYTGCGTGRLIIYDVLTGKIVEAIEGHHDIVRDVAWHPHRTEIITCSWDCTVHRHTYCSPIEKQEQRDKLLDLKTRRLSYTSRSNGVVSESEVSEQPPVRRSRRLAERNSNGGRVSASSSSSSSVSSSSSSSSSNGSLASNGSTSGRSSSSGRISRNRNVSASRHIASGNVFRSLHRRQHRGSP, from the exons ATGGGCAACATCGTCTTACGGAGTCGCATCCTGGAGAGTATGAACAACTTCGAGCACGCTGAGGATGCTGACGGCGATTTTGAGCTGCTGCGCGAACGCTTGTTCAACGATATCCAGCTAAATGACGAAGAGGAAAGCACCTATGGGTCCGGCGGCGAGTTTGCCTCGATTTTGCGCCATCTCATACGCAG TGGCGAGATAATGGTGCTCAACTACGAAAGCTACATGCATCATCCACTGCCGGTAATCAAGAAGAAGCCAAATTTGGAGAAGCTAAAG CACAATGACCTTTACCATTCGACAAAGGCTGCAGCCGGGGTGAAGGAAATGCCGGCTGCGAGTGCAGGCGGGGCGGCGGCTGCCGCTTCTAGCGCCCCATTTTCGCTGATGAGCATGGTCACCCAACGACAGCACGGGCTGGGCAAGCGGCAGGGATCGTTCGAGCCGAGCGAAATGTGCCGTATTACGAACCACTTTCGGCCGAACACGTTCACCGAGACGGTGAGCGCTTGCGATACGAAGGTGTTCTGTGGCAAGTTTACCAGCAACGGCGATCGGTTCGTCACGGCCAGCCAGGACACTTGGGTGCGTGTGTACGACTCGACCAGCAGCCAGTACAAGCTGTTGCGTCTGCTCGATACGAAGCACGTGTCGTGGTCGATCCTGGACATGGATTTCAGCCCGGACGGACAGTCGTTCGTGTACAGTACCTGGGCCGACGCAT TGTTTATTTCTAGCATGGACCGCGGCATGTCGGATAGCATACATTCGCTTTATCTGAGCCCAAACAATCAGAAGCTGGGAGTGTTCACCGTATGCTACTCGGGGTGCGGCAAGCACATCTTGTGCGGCGCCAACGACGGCACACTGTACGCTTACGATCTGGAGGCAAATCAACGCACGCTGATGGCGCCCGTTGCGCGTGTCGATATGGACGTCAATACGGTCGGCTTTGTGGAGGAGTTGTCGAACATATTCTACAGTGGAAGTGACGATGGTGTTATCAAG CTATGGGATCGTCGCTGCATTGACGAATCGAACCCGCAACCGGTTGGCCGATTGATTGGCCATTTTGACGGTATCACGTACATCGATTCGCGGAACGATGGTCGCTACATCATTTCGAACTCCAAGGACCAGAGCATTAAGCTGTGGGATCTGCGCAAAATGACACCTTCTTATGCCCGACCGGAACACGTGTACAGCAACTGGGACTACCGATGGGACGATGTACCCAGGCGCT tCTTCAACGTTAAGAGAGCGCAGAGAGGAGATACCAGCATCATGACCTACCGTGGCCACAAGGTGCAGAAGAGTTTAATCCGCGCGAAATTCTCACCCGCCAGTACCACCGGCCAACGGTACATCTATACCGGTTGTGGCACGGGCCGTTTGATAA TTTACGACGTCCTCACAGGCAAGATTGTCGAGGCAATCGAAGGACACCATGATATTGTACGCGATGTTGCCTGGCATCCGCATCGAACAGAAATCATCACATGTTCG TGGGATTGCACCGTTCACCGGCACACCTACTGCAGTCCGATCGAGAAGCAGGAGCAGCGGGACAAGTTGCTCGATTTGAAAACACGCCGTCTGTCCTACACGAGTCGTTCGAATGGCGTCGTTTCCGAGAGTGAAGTATCGGAACAGCCGCCGGTACGCCGATCGCGCCGTTTAGCAGAGCGCAACAGCAACGGTGGCCGGGTCAGcgccagcagtagcagtagcagcagcgtcagtagcagcagcagcagcagcagtagcaacggCAGCCTGGCCAGCAATGGAAGCACCAGCGGTCGTAGTTCGAGCTCGGGCCGAATCAGCCGCAATAGGAACGTATCGGCGTCGCGGCACATTGCATCCGGAAATGTTTTCCGATCACTGCACAGACGCCAACATCGCGGCAGTCCATGA